The Rhodocytophaga rosea genome has a segment encoding these proteins:
- a CDS encoding response regulator: MKPPILFVIDDDPQVLRAIERDLRSRYRREYRVLNASSGDEALETVKELKLRNEVVALFLSDQRMPGMLGVDFLQQARTHYPDAKRVLLTAYSDTNAAIKAINEVQLDYYLMKPWDPPEEKLYPVIDGLLEEWQNSYRPEVQGIRILGYQWSPQSHTIKDFLAGNLIPYTWLDVETSDKATKLLALSNAERKDLPVVFFEDGSYLVKPDLASLGTKVGLKSQASEKLYDVVIIGAGPAGLAAAVYGASEGLKTLLIEKRAPGGQAGTSSRIENYLGFHNGLSGSELTFRALTQATRFGAEVLTPQEVANIKLKEQYKILQLADGTEVNARSIVLTTGVSYRMLGAKGEEKYTGAGVYYGAANTEAYACAEQDVYIVGGGNSAGQAAMYLSKYARSVHILVRKPDLTATMSQYLIDQIAATKNIAVCGKTVVTEMRGEGRLEEITIQNIETGQTEVAKTQSVFIFIGAKPCTDWMQLDILRNDKGYIETGRELLRFDNFKKKWKLEREPYLLESSMPGIFAAGDVRAGAMNRIASAVGEGAMAIKFVHEYLAEP; the protein is encoded by the coding sequence ATGAAACCACCTATCCTTTTTGTAATAGATGATGATCCCCAGGTATTACGAGCCATTGAACGGGATTTAAGAAGCCGTTACCGGAGAGAATACCGGGTACTCAATGCCAGTTCGGGCGATGAAGCCCTTGAGACAGTAAAAGAATTAAAACTAAGGAACGAAGTGGTCGCTCTCTTTCTTTCCGACCAGCGAATGCCTGGCATGCTGGGCGTAGATTTTTTGCAGCAAGCCCGTACCCATTATCCGGATGCCAAACGGGTATTACTCACGGCGTATTCTGATACAAACGCTGCCATTAAAGCGATCAACGAAGTACAGTTGGATTATTATTTGATGAAGCCCTGGGACCCTCCTGAGGAAAAACTCTATCCGGTAATTGATGGATTGCTAGAAGAATGGCAGAATAGTTACCGGCCAGAGGTACAAGGCATTCGAATTCTGGGATATCAATGGTCGCCGCAGTCGCATACGATCAAGGATTTTCTGGCTGGGAATCTGATTCCCTATACCTGGCTGGATGTAGAAACCTCTGACAAAGCAACCAAACTCTTGGCTTTGAGTAATGCAGAACGTAAAGATTTACCGGTGGTATTTTTCGAAGATGGCAGCTATCTGGTAAAGCCTGATCTGGCCTCACTGGGAACCAAAGTAGGCTTAAAATCCCAGGCTTCGGAAAAACTCTATGATGTGGTCATTATCGGTGCTGGTCCTGCCGGATTGGCGGCAGCGGTTTATGGAGCATCTGAAGGATTAAAAACCTTATTGATAGAAAAACGTGCTCCAGGCGGACAAGCCGGAACCAGTTCCCGGATTGAAAACTACCTGGGCTTTCACAATGGCTTAAGCGGGTCAGAACTTACTTTTCGGGCACTTACCCAGGCCACCCGTTTTGGTGCCGAAGTACTGACACCACAGGAAGTCGCCAATATTAAACTCAAGGAACAATACAAGATATTGCAACTGGCAGATGGAACAGAGGTAAATGCCCGCAGCATTGTGCTGACCACTGGCGTAAGTTACCGCATGCTGGGAGCCAAAGGAGAGGAGAAATATACCGGAGCTGGTGTATATTATGGAGCTGCCAATACAGAAGCCTATGCGTGCGCAGAACAGGATGTGTATATTGTAGGCGGCGGCAACTCTGCCGGACAGGCAGCCATGTACTTATCTAAATATGCCCGGAGTGTGCATATCCTGGTGCGGAAGCCGGATTTAACCGCTACAATGTCGCAGTACCTGATCGACCAGATTGCTGCTACCAAAAATATTGCGGTATGTGGCAAAACTGTTGTAACCGAAATGAGAGGAGAAGGCCGTCTGGAAGAAATTACCATTCAAAACATAGAAACAGGCCAGACAGAAGTAGCCAAAACCCAATCAGTGTTTATCTTTATAGGCGCCAAACCTTGTACCGACTGGATGCAACTCGATATTCTGCGGAATGATAAAGGCTACATAGAAACTGGCCGGGAACTACTCCGTTTTGATAACTTCAAGAAAAAATGGAAACTTGAACGGGAACCGTATTTACTGGAATCGAGCATGCCAGGTATTTTTGCCGCCGGCGATGTACGCGCCGGAGCCATGAACCGGATTGCTTCTGCTGTAGGAGAAGGCGCTATGGCCATCAAGTTTGTGCATGAATACCTCGCAGAGCCGTAA
- a CDS encoding DUF4178 domain-containing protein, which produces MLHQSGVIVGTMQENYSIYQKAYYRYMSFQTLNCPSCGAELELQYRHSKMVVCKYCGQTSYINAGLADPTGEKILLADYGSLLSVGKRGKLKGKTFQVLGRLRFDYEDGFWDEWLIWFDGQEYTDFWLQEDEGEFTLFTKKELSYRVPEFDKVKVANQMAINGQGVFVTEKNRATINGGEGELSFQVMPGEQADFIDGILEGKPVSLEYMPGETVFNIGETVALTDFQWL; this is translated from the coding sequence ATGCTACATCAAAGTGGTGTTATAGTAGGAACGATGCAGGAAAACTATTCCATTTACCAAAAAGCGTACTATCGTTATATGTCATTTCAAACACTGAATTGTCCTTCTTGTGGTGCTGAACTGGAACTGCAGTACCGGCATTCCAAAATGGTGGTGTGTAAATACTGCGGACAAACCAGTTATATTAATGCAGGTCTGGCTGACCCGACAGGAGAGAAAATTTTACTGGCCGATTATGGTTCTTTATTATCCGTGGGGAAGCGGGGGAAACTGAAAGGCAAAACCTTTCAGGTGCTAGGCCGGTTGCGGTTCGATTATGAAGATGGCTTCTGGGATGAATGGCTCATCTGGTTTGATGGGCAGGAGTATACTGATTTCTGGCTGCAGGAAGATGAAGGAGAATTTACCCTATTCACCAAAAAAGAATTATCATACAGAGTTCCGGAATTTGACAAGGTAAAAGTAGCTAACCAGATGGCCATAAACGGACAGGGTGTATTTGTGACTGAAAAGAACCGGGCTACTATTAATGGTGGTGAAGGCGAACTGTCTTTTCAGGTAATGCCCGGAGAACAGGCCGATTTTATTGATGGCATTCTGGAAGGAAAACCAGTAAGTCTGGAATATATGCCTGGAGAAACGGTGTTTAATATCGGAGAAACTGTAGCCCTCACGGATTTTCAATGGCTATAA
- a CDS encoding DUF4178 domain-containing protein, with the protein MSAIQPQAYFKSIRQFKCSNCAGEISLINKRTRYVACQYCGTVQDAQSEAHQIITRLNAPSQFPPKSFIKLEMKAVFSGKNYQVLGRTRWRSKYKEYWSEEGETGYSDETWEYDEWVLMGEDFTYFYLIEDSDGYAVSQSVFPKYPTLPKGTSMMNFLAGKQERVVEYGESKVLYFEGESTYQIKAGDKVQFSQYNSGRYSYITEWRLREDGKEIKEIEFFQEEPFTYKEILAAFANDPAIAQLKQQLEKRSRSRIFWRISFWLTAIVFLVLLIGSAGEGEQVFTATYPVPVVSQTGASDDDDPEVVATTKPMPLQKVNRVYEVKLSATMPDNSDVWTGLEILNEKGEVINAIEGDFFRASGEEAWYEDGESGVEHWEENETSHTAVYRLDEPGTYSARIFAMPTKIPDATVKLEVYEGSTLSRYYLIGFLLFTLLAIVSSVSASMAKAVYKKLQNK; encoded by the coding sequence ATGAGTGCTATTCAGCCGCAAGCCTATTTTAAATCTATCCGGCAGTTTAAATGCAGTAATTGTGCCGGTGAAATCTCGCTGATCAATAAGCGGACAAGGTATGTGGCCTGCCAGTATTGTGGTACCGTACAGGATGCCCAGTCAGAGGCGCACCAGATTATTACCAGATTAAATGCTCCTTCCCAGTTTCCGCCTAAGTCTTTTATAAAGCTGGAGATGAAAGCAGTATTTTCCGGCAAAAATTATCAGGTACTGGGCAGGACCAGGTGGCGTTCCAAATATAAGGAATACTGGTCGGAGGAAGGCGAAACCGGCTATTCGGATGAAACCTGGGAATACGATGAATGGGTGTTGATGGGAGAGGATTTTACCTATTTCTACCTGATCGAAGATTCTGATGGATACGCTGTTTCCCAGTCTGTTTTTCCTAAGTATCCTACGCTGCCGAAAGGAACGTCGATGATGAATTTTTTAGCTGGCAAACAGGAAAGGGTGGTAGAATATGGAGAATCGAAAGTGCTGTATTTCGAAGGAGAGTCTACTTATCAGATCAAGGCTGGCGACAAGGTGCAGTTCTCGCAGTATAATTCAGGCCGGTATAGTTATATTACAGAATGGCGGTTAAGGGAAGATGGAAAAGAGATTAAGGAAATTGAGTTTTTCCAGGAAGAGCCTTTTACTTACAAAGAAATATTAGCTGCTTTTGCCAATGATCCGGCAATTGCCCAGCTGAAACAGCAACTGGAAAAACGCAGCCGCAGCAGAATTTTCTGGCGGATTTCCTTCTGGCTTACGGCTATTGTATTTCTGGTATTACTGATTGGTTCAGCCGGAGAAGGGGAACAGGTATTTACGGCTACCTATCCAGTGCCGGTTGTCAGTCAGACTGGCGCTTCTGACGACGATGATCCGGAGGTGGTGGCTACTACCAAACCTATGCCCTTGCAGAAAGTGAACCGGGTGTATGAAGTTAAATTATCAGCCACTATGCCGGATAACTCTGATGTTTGGACCGGTCTGGAAATTCTGAATGAGAAAGGAGAAGTGATCAATGCCATTGAAGGTGATTTTTTCCGTGCTTCCGGAGAAGAAGCCTGGTATGAAGATGGAGAAAGTGGGGTAGAACACTGGGAAGAAAATGAAACCTCGCATACGGCAGTATACCGCCTGGATGAACCTGGAACATATTCTGCCAGGATATTTGCCATGCCGACCAAAATTCCGGATGCCACCGTTAAGCTGGAAGTATATGAAGGAAGTACATTAAGCCGCTATTATCTGATCGGTTTTCTGCTATTTACCTTGCTGGCTATTGTAAGTAGCGTTTCTGCATCTATGGCAAAAGCCGTGTATAAAAAGTTGCAGAATAAATAA
- a CDS encoding VOC family protein — MNQYIAQLALVVADYDEAIDFYVRKMGFTLIEDTLISETKRWVVVAPPSTGSCKLLLAKAATDEQKSRIGNQTGGRVFLFLHTDDFWRDYKRLQAHNIQFIRQPSEEEYGTVAVFADLYGNLWDLIEARQKSTFMN; from the coding sequence ATGAACCAATACATTGCCCAACTCGCGTTAGTAGTAGCTGATTATGATGAGGCCATAGATTTTTATGTGCGGAAAATGGGCTTTACCCTGATTGAAGACACCTTGATAAGTGAAACCAAACGATGGGTAGTAGTTGCTCCTCCCAGCACTGGTTCATGTAAACTCTTACTTGCCAAAGCCGCCACCGACGAACAAAAAAGCCGCATTGGCAACCAGACCGGCGGACGGGTATTTCTGTTTCTCCACACTGATGATTTCTGGCGGGATTATAAGCGTTTGCAAGCGCATAATATTCAATTTATCCGCCAGCCTTCCGAAGAAGAATATGGTACAGTAGCTGTATTTGCTGATCTATATGGTAACTTGTGGGATTTGATAGAGGCGAGGCAAAAGTCTACATTTATGAATTAA